GTCGGTTGAGCGCAAGGCCGCCACCGCCTGGGGTAAGCTCTGCCATGGCTCTGGTAGCTGCGGCCAATAGTCTGCTCCCAGAGGCACTGTCCCCATCACCTTTAGGGGCTGCCCCCGCAAACCGGTGACACTATTGGGGTAAAAGCCCCGCACCTGGTTGTGCAAGGCCAGGGCCGGACGGCGCCAGTCCAGAACGTAGTCTTCCTTCTGAATCAAGGGAGCATAGGTGGCCTGGGCCTCGTCTTGAGCCGTCAGCGGCACTGTCTCAGCCTGCAGGCGCTGCAAGGTCTGCTGCAGGAGATCGGCACTGAGCTCGGCCAGGGTCTTGGCCAGATCCAAGGCATTATCTAGTAACCCAATGGGAACGCTGGCCTTCAGCATCATCGCCCCCGTATCCATGCCAGCATCCATGGCCATGGTAGTTACCCCTGTCTCCGTCTCACCGTGGTAGAGACACCACTGGATCGGAGCCGCGCCTCGATAGGCAGGCAAGAGAGAGCCATGGGCATTGATCGCCCCCAGGCGCGGCATATCCAAGATCTCTGGGGAGAGGATCTGGCCATAGGCCACCACCACGAAGGCATCGGCGGCCACCGCCCGCAGTTGCGCCAGAACGCCGACATCCCGCTTGATGCGACGGGGCTGCCACACCGGCAGGGCTGCCTCCAGAGCCACTTGCTTCACCGGCGATGGCAACTGGCCACTGCCCCGCCCCCGCCGCTTATCGGGCTGGGTGACCACAGCGGCCACCTCAACGGTGGGATCTTCCAGTAATTGCACCAGACTGGGCCCGGCGTAGGTAGGCGTGCCGAAGAAGACAATGCGCACGCGATGAACCCTCCGATATCCCTAGCCTAGGGTAATAGAATGGCGATCTCGACTCGGCGGTTGCGCTGTTGGCCCAACTCATCTGCCGCTGCCACTAGGGGTTGGCTGTGGCCGTAACCGACGGCCACCCAATGGTAGTCCTGGCCCAGGCGCTCGGTGAAGTAGCTGCGAATGGCCATGGCTTGTTGAAAGGTCAGTTGCCGACTTTCCTCAGCGGACAGGGTGTCGTCGGTATGGCTGCCGATCAAGATCGTAGCCCCTTGATAGCGGCTCAAGTCTGGCAGGATGGTATCGAGCAGGGGGCGGGCATTGGGTTGTAGGGTAGCCTGGTCAATGGCAAAGAGTAGGTCGGCGGGCAGGGTGACTCGGTAGGTAGCCAAGCGAAACAGGGGGTCCTGCGCTTGGGGAGAAGCGACAGTAGGGGCAGATGTTTCAGAGGTAGGAGTAGGAGCAGCCGTATCTGCTTCGGTGTCAGGGGGATTCAACTGCTGTTGCAGCGACCGCAGTCGCATCTCCAAGGGAGCCCGGGAAGGGGATTGACCCAATTGCTCTTCCAAGTCGGAGAGCCGATTCTTCATGGCATCCAATTCATCCACCAGGGCAGTGAGGTCATCCTCTAGGCTCTGCCGTTGCTGGGGGGTCAGCTCCAGGGCAGCCGGAGGCGTTGCCGTCGGGGTGGGGACGGTTGTCGGTAAGCCCACTGGCGTATTGGTATTTAGATCCCCTTGCCACCATTGGGGCAACTGCCGCAGCCGCCGTAGAGTGCGATGCCCCTGCCGTAGGGCGACTTCCTGCAGGGGCGGTTCTGGGGTCCGGGCCGGGTAGATCTGGGCGACCACCAACCCCCCAAGAGCCAGGCGGCACTGATCCCCACCCCCAATAGCAGTAAGCGGGCAATCAGCACCCAAAGGCCGTAGGCTAGGGCAGTGATGCCAGCCCGCTGCTGAGGCGGAGATACTTGGGCTTGATCGCCAACAGCATCTGCCGCGGAAGACTCGGGTTGAGTAGGGAAATCAGGCTCAGCCATGCCAGATTCGATAGGGTGCACGTTTAGGGGTTATTCGCTGGGCCAGCCATCCCAGGGACTGACCTGTAATTCGCCATTAGCAGTAAACACCACCCGGAAATCTGCTTGGGGAGTAGAGGAGGTGACGGGATCTGCCGCGTCCTTTAACTCCGGGAGCGGGGTTTGCACTAAGGCCGCTGCTGCCGCTTGGTCTACGGCTTCGTAGCCGACTAGGGTGCCGTCCTCGCTGAGACGGACTCGATAGGCTAGGTCCTGGTCTAGATCCCCAGAGTCCCAGCTGGCCTGCATCTGGTCATACAGGTCGCGATTGAGGCGGCGAATGTCTGGGCCGGTGGTGATTGGGGTGGTAATGGTGTCTGATAGGACGGCTGGGGTGGTGGCAGCCGTGTCCTCCAGAGGGCTGGCGCTGACGTCGCCGTTGGGTAAGAAGGTGATGCGGAACAGGGCGACGGGCTCATCAATGGGCTCGTCACCTTCCACAGGCACATAGGTCAGATCAGGTAAGGGAGTATCGTCGCCTCGATCCACCGCTAGTTGGTTCTCGTATTTGTAGCCTAGGATATCTCCGGCAGCCGAGACCGAGACACGAAAGATCAGGGCATCCGAGAGATCTTCCGGGGGAGCCCAGGCAGCCGTCAGCTGTTCCACTAGGGATTCTCTTAGGGTCGCCAGGGTCTCTGGATCGGTGATTGGCTGGCTGGTGGTAAGGGGATCACTATCGCTACTGTCACTAGGGGGATCCCCGTTGCTGGCCTCCTCATTGGTGCCATCAGGCGTCGCGGTGGGAGAGGTTGCTTCCGTCTGCTCCCTAGAGCGGCTGGGTTCGAACTCGGGGGGGGGCACAAAGAATAGAGCGACGGCGGCGGCAGCAAAGGCTGAGGCCCCGATCATGGCTGGAGCCAAGCGCTTTGTCGCCGGTTCCGGCGGTTTTACCCGTCGTCGAGAAATGGGCTGCAGGTCTAGGCTCAGATCGGGCAGGGTTTGGGTATCGGCCTGTAACTGATCGACCGCTTCCATCAGGTCGAAGAATTGTACCGTCGAGAGCTGAATGTCCCGAGGAGGTTTAGCCGTGTCGTCTGTGGCCTCGGGGTCGGGATGCGATCGCACAATCAGATGATGATAAGGTCCCTCTCCCGGCTTCAGCTCCACCAAGGAAGGCGCCTCACCGGGACGCGGCGGCACCAACACATCACTGAGCATGGTTTGGCCGTAGCGGTTCACCGCCTTCACCAACGCCTCTAAGAACTCCCGGCCGCCGGTTAACGGTTCTGGCACTCCGGCCAGGTGGCACTCCGCATTGATCACTGCCGACAATAGGGCAGCCTCTCCCCCCTGCTCTAGGCTCAGCCCTTCTACGATCAAATTACAATTGGGCAAGGTATACCGGCGCTTTAAGGTCATACCACCTCCCCATCAAAGAGACTGCTCCAGAGCCGTTGAGTTCCCCGAGCTCCCGTGCAGAGCAGTAATTTCGCCAGCATAGTCAACGCTAAATCATCCAACTTCGCATCCGTACTGTAGGCTAGCACCCCGGCTCGCCGCGGGTTCATGCGCGCCCTAAAATGGGCCCGAAACCGGCTGAGGTAATCGGCCAAGCGAAAATGATGATCCAACGAGAGTTGCTTGTCACTAAGCTGTTGATAGCCCAGCAAGAGCTGTCGAATCAACACCGTGAGGCGCCGGGCCAGATGCCCGATAATAATCACTAAAGCCTTAGCTTCGGCCAGACTCAGGGGTCGGCGTTGACTATACCGTCGCATCGGATTGGTGCTGCGCAACAACCACAGATGCACCCGCCCCTTAATCAAGCTCTGCAACTCCAATTGCTCCGCCGTCGTCAGCATTGCCCCAGACCCACCCAGGTCCAGCGCTTCGATGCTCAGCAGCAACAGATCAATCTGCACCCGAGTCCGCCGGGGACAGATGTTATGACCCGGCAACCGTGGATCGGGAAGAGAATCGATGAGAAATGGTGTTGATTCTGCAGGTGGACTATCGACTTGCATACCCTCGGGAAGTGCTACAGCACATACTATTACGTTTAGAAAATCTAGGACCCTCAGGAAAACTACGTTAGCAGAATTCGTCGATTATCCCCGGCATCCGGCAGAAATGGCCAGGAATATCTGGCTAAATGACCGACCCAATACCCTTGTTGAATATAGGTGCTGTAGTAGCCAGCCTCCTCTTGGTGAATGGTCACCTGGCTATCGCCCCTGACCTGCCCCGCTGGCTGCACCCGCAGCCGGGCCACGCCCGAGAGGTCTTCTGTTTCAATGCCATAGCAATATTGGCCAAGATGCCAAGGCTGAGCCAGCATAACCAACGCGGCGATAGACAAGAGTGCATAGACGATAGGCCTCCCGGAAGAGAAGAAAGAGCACAGGAGACATTCTAAGTAATTACCGTGGGCTGATCCCGTCCGGTTAGCTCTTGGATGCGAGCTACCTGATCGGCAATTTGAATCAGATCGGCCAGGGCCGCTTGGGTCTCTTGCTGATGGCGGCTAGGATCGGCCTCGTAGCGCTCTAGATAGAGACGCAGGGTAGCTCCCTGGGTGCCCGTGCCCGAGAGGCGAAAGACGATGCGGGAGCCATCGGTAAAGCCAATGCGAATCCCCTGATGGGTGCTAACACTGCCATCCACCGGATCGGTGTAGCTAAAA
This portion of the Halomicronema hongdechloris C2206 genome encodes:
- the fmt gene encoding methionyl-tRNA formyltransferase, producing the protein MRIVFFGTPTYAGPSLVQLLEDPTVEVAAVVTQPDKRRGRGSGQLPSPVKQVALEAALPVWQPRRIKRDVGVLAQLRAVAADAFVVVAYGQILSPEILDMPRLGAINAHGSLLPAYRGAAPIQWCLYHGETETGVTTMAMDAGMDTGAMMLKASVPIGLLDNALDLAKTLAELSADLLQQTLQRLQAETVPLTAQDEAQATYAPLIQKEDYVLDWRRPALALHNQVRGFYPNSVTGLRGQPLKVMGTVPLGADYWPQLPEPWQSLPQAVAALRSTDKAPPGEIIGLLKGYGPVVQTGDGWLLLAEVKPSGKRAQAGWDFVNGSRLAMAERLGPTA
- a CDS encoding OmpA family protein; amino-acid sequence: MKNRLSDLEEQLGQSPSRAPLEMRLRSLQQQLNPPDTEADTAAPTPTSETSAPTVASPQAQDPLFRLATYRVTLPADLLFAIDQATLQPNARPLLDTILPDLSRYQGATILIGSHTDDTLSAEESRQLTFQQAMAIRSYFTERLGQDYHWVAVGYGHSQPLVAAADELGQQRNRRVEIAILLP
- a CDS encoding DUF4335 domain-containing protein; this translates as MTLKRRYTLPNCNLIVEGLSLEQGGEAALLSAVINAECHLAGVPEPLTGGREFLEALVKAVNRYGQTMLSDVLVPPRPGEAPSLVELKPGEGPYHHLIVRSHPDPEATDDTAKPPRDIQLSTVQFFDLMEAVDQLQADTQTLPDLSLDLQPISRRRVKPPEPATKRLAPAMIGASAFAAAAVALFFVPPPEFEPSRSREQTEATSPTATPDGTNEEASNGDPPSDSSDSDPLTTSQPITDPETLATLRESLVEQLTAAWAPPEDLSDALIFRVSVSAAGDILGYKYENQLAVDRGDDTPLPDLTYVPVEGDEPIDEPVALFRITFLPNGDVSASPLEDTAATTPAVLSDTITTPITTGPDIRRLNRDLYDQMQASWDSGDLDQDLAYRVRLSEDGTLVGYEAVDQAAAAALVQTPLPELKDAADPVTSSTPQADFRVVFTANGELQVSPWDGWPSE
- a CDS encoding DUF3038 domain-containing protein, with the protein product MQVDSPPAESTPFLIDSLPDPRLPGHNICPRRTRVQIDLLLLSIEALDLGGSGAMLTTAEQLELQSLIKGRVHLWLLRSTNPMRRYSQRRPLSLAEAKALVIIIGHLARRLTVLIRQLLLGYQQLSDKQLSLDHHFRLADYLSRFRAHFRARMNPRRAGVLAYSTDAKLDDLALTMLAKLLLCTGARGTQRLWSSLFDGEVV